The nucleotide window GCATGCAGGAGGCGCAGCAGAAGGGCGCGGAACAGGCCCGCCAGCGCGAGGAGAACGTGAAGGCATACGAAGCCAAGCAGCGCGACCTCGAACAGCGCCAGAAGGCGCTGGAAGAGCGGCGCGCCAAGGCCCGGGAGCAGCAACAGGCCCCGGCGTCGGCGCCGCGTCCGTTCGGCTTCTGAGCCCCGGCACGGTGATGGCAGCGGAGGCATAGATGGACAGCAACCTGAACACCCTGGAACGGCGCATCATGGAGTTGCAGATCGAGCACCGCGATCTCGACTTCCTGATCGACCGGCTGGCCGGCGATGCGGTCCATGACGAACTGCAGCTGCGCCGGCTGAAGAAGCGCCGGCTCAAGCTGAAGGACGCCATCACGCTGCTGCAGCTGCAGCTCGAACCCGACGTGCCGGCCTGAGCGCCCCTGGCGCTTCTTTCCCGGGCCCCGCCGATCGCCGCCGGCCTGACTGGCGGCTCATACAACATTCCCCCTCACTTGTCCGATCTTCCCGATTCCCCCGAGTTGTCCCTGGACGACGCCCCCGACGCCACCGACGCTACCGATGCCGCGGCGCCCGCCCATGCCGCGCAGGCAGACGCTGGCGCCAGCCGCGGCGCCGAGCTGGCCACCATCTTCGCCGACACCGGCACGCTGGCGCAGGCCATTCCCGGCTACCGGCCGCGCGCGTCGCAGCACAAGATGGCCGAGGCCGTCGCCGACGCGATCGCGCAGAATGATTCCGTCATCGTCGAGGCGGGCACCGGCACCGGCAAGACCTACGCCTACCTGGTGCCGGCCATGCTGTGGGGCGGCAAGGTAATCCTGTCGACCGGCACCAAGAACCTGCAGGACCAGCTGTTCCTGCGCGACATCCCCACCGTGCGCCACGCGCTCAACGTGCCGGTCTCGGTGGCGCTGCTCAAGGGGCGCGCCAATTACGTCTGCCACTATCACCTGGAGCGCGCGCAGGCCG belongs to Cupriavidus taiwanensis and includes:
- a CDS encoding DUF465 domain-containing protein yields the protein MDSNLNTLERRIMELQIEHRDLDFLIDRLAGDAVHDELQLRRLKKRRLKLKDAITLLQLQLEPDVPA